In Cupriavidus basilensis, one genomic interval encodes:
- a CDS encoding DUF1993 domain-containing protein, translated as MSLSMYEVSIPAFIRAFGNLSAILDKGAAFAQAQGMDPADLIQTRLVADMDPLPAQVQRASDSAKGCAARLAGIEMPSFADTETTFPELQERIARTVAFLNTIQPAQLEGSETRTIELKLRPEPVTLDGKSYLLGFALPNFYFHVTTAYDILRHKGVPVGKRDYLGLS; from the coding sequence ATGTCGCTCTCGATGTATGAAGTATCGATCCCGGCCTTTATCCGGGCTTTTGGCAACTTGTCGGCCATCCTGGACAAGGGCGCCGCATTCGCGCAGGCGCAGGGCATGGACCCGGCCGACCTGATCCAGACCCGCCTGGTGGCGGACATGGACCCGCTGCCGGCACAGGTACAGCGTGCCAGCGACAGCGCAAAGGGTTGCGCGGCGCGGCTGGCTGGCATCGAGATGCCGTCCTTTGCCGACACCGAAACCACCTTTCCGGAACTGCAGGAGCGCATCGCCAGGACGGTAGCCTTCCTGAACACCATCCAGCCCGCCCAGCTCGAGGGCAGCGAAACGCGCACCATCGAGCTCAAGCTGCGCCCCGAGCCCGTCACGCTCGATGGCAAGTCCTACTTGCTGGGCTTTGCGCTGCCGAACTTCTATTTTCACGTGACCACGGCTTACGACATCCTGCGCCACAAGGGCGTGCCGGTGGGCAAGCGCGACTACCTCGGCCTGTCCTGA
- the queE gene encoding 7-carboxy-7-deazaguanine synthase: MTYAVKEIFYTLQGEGANAGRAAVFCRFSGCNLWSGREEDRASAVCQFCDTDFVGTDGTEGGKYRTAEALADKVAAQWPQAVDSSAAGRALVVCTGGEPLLQLDAPLIDALHARGFEIAIETNGTLPVPEGIDWVCVSPKMGSELVVKRGDELKVVIPQDGQDFAAYEHLDFRYFLVQAMDGPLARQNTALAVEFCQRRPLWRLSLQTHKLLGIR, encoded by the coding sequence ATGACTTACGCCGTCAAGGAAATCTTCTACACACTGCAGGGCGAAGGCGCCAACGCGGGCCGCGCAGCCGTGTTCTGCCGCTTCTCCGGATGCAATCTCTGGAGCGGGCGCGAGGAAGACCGTGCCAGCGCGGTCTGCCAGTTCTGCGACACCGACTTCGTTGGCACCGATGGCACCGAGGGCGGCAAGTACCGCACTGCCGAGGCGCTCGCCGACAAGGTGGCGGCCCAGTGGCCGCAGGCCGTGGACAGCAGCGCCGCCGGGCGTGCGCTGGTGGTCTGCACGGGCGGCGAGCCGCTGCTGCAGCTGGATGCGCCGCTGATCGACGCGCTGCATGCGCGCGGCTTCGAGATCGCCATCGAGACCAATGGCACATTGCCGGTGCCCGAGGGCATCGACTGGGTTTGCGTGAGCCCCAAGATGGGTTCCGAACTGGTGGTGAAGCGCGGCGACGAGCTCAAGGTGGTGATCCCGCAGGATGGCCAGGATTTCGCCGCATACGAGCACCTTGATTTCCGCTATTTCCTGGTGCAGGCCATGGATGGCCCGCTGGCGCGGCAAAATACCGCGCTGGCGGTGGAGTTCTGCCAGCGCCGCCCGCTCTGGCGCCTTTCGCTGCAAACCCACAAGCTGCTCGGCATCCGGTAG
- the tadA gene encoding tRNA adenosine(34) deaminase TadA, producing the protein MTEPTLPPEASLASPDLSMDPALARDCRYMQAALDEARLAEAAGEVPVGAVVVWNDTIIARGHNLPIRSVDPSAHAEMQALRAAARVIGNYRMPECELYVTLEPCVMCSGAILHARIRHVVFGATDPKTGAAGSVLNLFEQAQLNHQTTIAGGVMADACSRMLKDFFGGRRRAQKAAQKAAQEAVQEAAQAAGASDAPACAHCAAAAPVASTSTDTDPSQNPDA; encoded by the coding sequence ATGACCGAGCCGACCCTCCCGCCCGAGGCCAGCCTGGCAAGCCCGGATCTTTCCATGGATCCTGCGCTTGCGCGCGACTGCCGCTATATGCAGGCCGCGCTCGACGAAGCGCGCCTGGCCGAAGCCGCCGGCGAAGTCCCGGTGGGCGCGGTCGTGGTGTGGAACGACACCATCATCGCGCGCGGCCACAACCTGCCGATCCGCTCGGTCGATCCTTCCGCACACGCTGAAATGCAGGCGCTGCGCGCCGCTGCCCGCGTGATCGGCAACTACCGCATGCCGGAGTGCGAGCTCTACGTGACGCTGGAACCCTGCGTGATGTGCAGCGGCGCGATCCTGCATGCGCGGATTCGCCACGTGGTGTTTGGCGCCACCGATCCCAAGACCGGCGCCGCGGGCAGCGTGCTGAACCTGTTCGAGCAGGCGCAGCTCAATCACCAGACCACCATTGCCGGCGGCGTGATGGCCGACGCGTGCTCGCGCATGCTGAAGGATTTCTTTGGCGGCAGGCGCCGGGCCCAGAAGGCCGCGCAGAAGGCGGCGCAAGAAGCCGTACAGGAAGCCGCGCAGGCTGCGGGGGCAAGCGATGCGCCTGCCTGCGCGCATTGCGCCGCTGCCGCGCCTGTTGCCTCCACCAGCACCGACACCGACCCAAGCCAGAACCCCGACGCATGA
- a CDS encoding LysR substrate-binding domain-containing protein, translating to MKITLEELQAFATVVDSGSITAAAEQLGQTVSGISRALSRLEDKVGTTLLHRTTRRLALSEEGEALLAHARAILASVELAEEQMAVRRQRPAGRLRVNAASPFMLHVIVPLIGEFRRAYPEIELELNTNDQIIDLLEHRTDVAIRIGTLRDSTLHARALASSRVRVLASPAYLKARGRPESVADLAGHSLIGFNQPESLNRWPLRGAVGEEVQITPHLSASSGETLRQLALAGEGLVCLSDFMTDADRRRGDLVQVLMAHTIDERQSINAVYYLNTQLSARIASFLDFVGGKLREAAWAQL from the coding sequence ATGAAGATCACACTCGAAGAACTGCAGGCCTTTGCCACCGTCGTGGACAGCGGCTCCATCACGGCTGCGGCCGAGCAACTGGGGCAAACCGTCTCCGGCATCAGCCGTGCGCTGAGCCGCCTGGAAGACAAGGTGGGCACCACCCTGCTGCACCGGACCACGCGCCGGCTGGCGCTGAGCGAGGAGGGGGAGGCACTGCTGGCCCACGCGCGCGCGATCCTGGCTTCGGTGGAGCTGGCGGAGGAGCAGATGGCCGTGCGCCGCCAGCGGCCGGCGGGCCGGCTGCGGGTCAACGCGGCATCCCCGTTCATGCTGCACGTGATCGTGCCGCTGATCGGGGAATTCCGGCGGGCGTATCCGGAAATCGAGCTGGAGCTCAATACCAACGACCAGATCATCGACCTGCTGGAACATCGTACCGACGTGGCGATCCGTATCGGCACGCTGCGCGACTCCACCCTGCATGCGCGTGCGCTGGCCAGCAGCCGTGTGCGCGTGCTGGCCAGCCCAGCCTATCTCAAGGCGCGGGGCCGCCCGGAAAGCGTGGCGGACCTTGCCGGCCACAGCCTGATCGGCTTTAACCAGCCCGAGTCGCTCAATCGCTGGCCCTTGCGCGGTGCCGTGGGCGAGGAGGTGCAGATCACGCCGCATCTGTCGGCATCGAGCGGCGAAACCCTGCGTCAGCTGGCACTGGCGGGCGAGGGCCTGGTCTGCCTGTCGGACTTCATGACCGACGCGGACCGGCGCCGCGGCGACCTGGTGCAGGTGCTGATGGCGCACACCATCGACGAACGTCAGTCTATCAACGCGGTTTACTACCTCAACACCCAGCTTTCGGCGCGCATCGCCAGCTTCCTGGATTTTGTCGGCGGCAAGCTGCGTGAGGCGGCTTGGGCGCAACTTTAG
- a CDS encoding MFS transporter — MPIALFALTISAFAIGTTEFVIVGLIPTIAADLHITLPSAGLLVSLYALGVAIGAPVLTALTGRLPRKALLLSLMALFTLGNLLAWKAPGYESLILARILTGLAHGVFFSIGSTIATSLVPKEKAASAIAIMFTGLTVALVTGVPLGTFIGQHFGWRETFLAVSALGLVAFVGNLMFVPANIRHGAPASLLQQARVLAEPRLLLVYAKTAIGYGGSFIPFTFLAPILQDVSGFSAGAVGLVMLVYGVSVAAGNIWGGRLADRHGPIAALKIVFLLLSIVLFLLTFTAPHRWLVVVTVLAWGAVAFGNVPALQVYVVKQAERYAPGAVDVASGLNIAAFNLGIAGAAWAGGLIVTHMGLMHTPWIGALVVLAALGLTVLSGRLDRLAQHPLSERKLAATRA, encoded by the coding sequence ATGCCCATTGCCCTGTTCGCGCTGACCATCAGCGCGTTTGCCATCGGGACCACCGAATTCGTCATCGTCGGCCTGATCCCCACCATCGCTGCCGATCTGCACATCACCCTGCCATCGGCCGGCCTGCTGGTCAGCCTTTATGCGCTCGGGGTGGCCATCGGCGCCCCGGTGCTGACCGCCCTCACCGGCCGCCTGCCGCGCAAGGCGCTGCTGCTGTCGCTGATGGCCCTGTTCACGCTGGGCAACCTGCTGGCGTGGAAGGCGCCCGGCTACGAATCGCTGATCCTGGCGCGTATCCTGACCGGCCTGGCCCACGGCGTGTTCTTCTCGATCGGCTCCACCATCGCCACCAGCCTGGTGCCGAAGGAAAAGGCCGCGAGCGCCATCGCCATCATGTTCACCGGCCTGACCGTGGCGCTCGTCACCGGCGTGCCGCTGGGCACCTTTATCGGCCAGCATTTTGGCTGGCGCGAGACCTTCCTCGCGGTGTCGGCGCTCGGCCTGGTCGCCTTTGTCGGCAACCTGATGTTTGTCCCGGCCAATATCCGCCACGGCGCCCCCGCCTCGTTGCTGCAACAGGCCAGGGTGCTGGCCGAACCGCGCCTGTTGCTGGTCTACGCCAAGACCGCGATCGGATATGGCGGCTCGTTCATCCCCTTCACCTTCCTCGCCCCCATCCTGCAGGATGTATCGGGCTTCAGCGCCGGCGCGGTCGGGCTGGTGATGCTGGTGTATGGCGTGTCGGTCGCTGCGGGCAACATCTGGGGTGGCCGCCTGGCCGACCGCCACGGCCCCATCGCCGCACTCAAGATCGTGTTCCTGCTGCTGTCCATCGTGCTGTTTTTGCTGACCTTCACCGCGCCGCATCGCTGGCTGGTGGTCGTGACCGTGCTGGCCTGGGGCGCCGTCGCCTTCGGCAATGTGCCGGCGCTGCAGGTCTATGTGGTCAAGCAGGCGGAGCGCTATGCGCCGGGTGCAGTCGATGTGGCATCGGGCCTCAATATCGCCGCGTTCAACCTGGGCATTGCCGGCGCGGCCTGGGCGGGCGGGCTGATCGTGACCCATATGGGCCTGATGCATACGCCGTGGATTGGCGCGCTGGTGGTACTGGCGGCGCTTGGCCTGACCGTGTTGAGCGGGCGGCTGGACCGGCTGGCGCAACACCCCTTGAGCGAGCGCAAGCTGGCCGCCACCCGGGCCTGA
- a CDS encoding MFS transporter, translating into MDNKTPVAAAAANPAMVSSLAPTASVDAGGNLFSWYGDASPRQKRAFWSCKVGYMLDGMDTQMLSFVIPTLIATWGISLADAGFIGTLTLLASALGGWAAGVLSDRIGRVRTLQLTVVWFAVFTGLCGLAQNYEQLLAARALMGFGFGGEWTAGAVLIGEVIRARDRGKAVGLVQSGWAIGWGLTAILYAVLFSVMPAELAWRALFLIGLLPALLVVVIRRYVKEPDVYEKEKAAQGKASDRPRFTEIFSPKLLSTTVRAALLATGAQGGYYAITTWLPTYLKTERHLTVMGTGGYLAMIIFGSWVGYLVSSYLTDRLGRKPNFILFAVGSMTVAFGYTMLPLSNGAMFWLGFPLGFFASGIFSGMGAFLTELFPTRVRGSGQGFCYNFGRAVGALFPFLIGALSKQYGLGASIGIFAAAAYGVLIIAALTLPETRGRELEAAGM; encoded by the coding sequence ATGGACAACAAGACCCCCGTGGCGGCGGCTGCCGCCAATCCCGCAATGGTTTCCTCCCTTGCACCGACGGCGTCCGTCGATGCCGGCGGCAACCTGTTCTCCTGGTACGGCGATGCATCGCCCCGCCAGAAGCGCGCATTCTGGAGCTGCAAGGTCGGCTACATGCTCGACGGCATGGATACGCAGATGCTCTCCTTTGTCATTCCGACGCTGATCGCCACCTGGGGTATCAGCCTGGCCGACGCCGGCTTCATCGGTACGCTCACCTTGCTGGCTTCGGCACTGGGCGGCTGGGCCGCCGGTGTCCTGTCGGACCGCATCGGCCGGGTGCGGACGCTGCAATTGACGGTGGTGTGGTTCGCGGTCTTTACCGGCCTGTGCGGGCTGGCGCAGAACTACGAGCAACTGCTGGCCGCGCGCGCGCTGATGGGTTTTGGCTTCGGCGGCGAATGGACCGCCGGCGCCGTGCTGATCGGGGAGGTGATCCGCGCCAGGGATCGCGGCAAGGCCGTCGGCCTGGTGCAATCGGGCTGGGCGATTGGCTGGGGGCTGACGGCCATCCTGTATGCCGTGCTGTTCTCGGTCATGCCCGCCGAACTGGCGTGGCGTGCGCTGTTCCTCATCGGCCTGCTTCCGGCGCTGCTGGTGGTGGTCATCCGCCGCTATGTGAAGGAGCCCGACGTCTACGAAAAAGAGAAGGCGGCGCAAGGCAAGGCGAGCGATCGTCCCCGCTTCACCGAGATCTTCAGCCCGAAGCTGCTGTCGACGACGGTGCGCGCTGCGCTGCTGGCGACCGGCGCACAAGGCGGGTACTACGCGATCACGACCTGGCTGCCGACGTACCTGAAGACCGAGCGTCACCTGACGGTGATGGGGACGGGGGGATACCTGGCCATGATCATCTTCGGCTCGTGGGTCGGCTACCTCGTCAGTTCCTATCTGACCGACAGGCTTGGCCGCAAGCCGAACTTCATTCTCTTCGCGGTGGGTTCGATGACGGTTGCCTTTGGCTACACCATGCTGCCTTTGAGCAACGGCGCCATGTTCTGGCTCGGTTTCCCGCTCGGCTTCTTCGCTTCGGGCATTTTCAGCGGCATGGGCGCGTTCCTGACCGAACTGTTCCCGACGCGGGTGCGTGGCTCCGGGCAAGGCTTTTGCTACAACTTCGGCCGCGCTGTCGGCGCACTCTTTCCCTTCCTGATCGGCGCACTGTCCAAGCAATATGGACTCGGCGCCAGCATCGGCATCTTCGCCGCGGCGGCCTATGGCGTGCTCATCATTGCCGCGCTGACGCTGCCGGAAACCCGTGGCCGCGAGCTCGAAGCCGCCGGTATGTGA
- the ldcA gene encoding muramoyltetrapeptide carboxypeptidase, protein MSQPTPTPTPATEVRLIASSGYPHDVAIAARGCAWLKGQGFHVGNPDVLARRYLRFGGSDAERLADLHAIGTGAAHELTLAVRGGYGIARLLERVDFARIAEQARASQTPIVGHSDFTAFQLAYLAATGGVTFAGPMLLADFGADVVDPFMWQHFNGVLRDPAYTIDVDAPQAGGQPFTGALSGTLWGGNMAMLCSLLGTPFMPAVQGGILFLEDVNEPPYRVERMLLQLDQAGVLGAQRAILLGDFSNYRVTDYDNGYDLPTVVAYMQERLSVPVLTGLPFGHCPRKLTLPVGGQAQLSARADGFSLSLSGYPVLKAAPCAHI, encoded by the coding sequence ATGAGCCAGCCCACGCCTACGCCCACGCCAGCCACCGAAGTCCGCCTGATCGCGTCTTCCGGCTATCCGCACGACGTCGCCATCGCCGCGCGCGGCTGTGCCTGGCTCAAGGGGCAGGGCTTTCATGTCGGCAACCCGGATGTGCTGGCGCGCCGCTACCTGCGCTTTGGCGGCAGCGATGCCGAACGGCTGGCCGACCTGCACGCGATCGGCACCGGCGCGGCGCACGAGCTGACGCTGGCTGTGCGCGGCGGCTACGGGATTGCACGGCTGCTGGAGCGGGTCGACTTTGCCCGCATCGCCGAGCAGGCGCGCGCCAGCCAGACGCCCATCGTCGGCCACAGCGATTTCACGGCCTTCCAGCTGGCGTACCTGGCGGCCACCGGCGGCGTCACCTTTGCCGGCCCGATGCTGCTGGCGGATTTTGGCGCGGACGTGGTCGACCCGTTCATGTGGCAGCATTTCAACGGCGTGCTGCGCGATCCGGCGTACACCATCGACGTGGATGCGCCTCAGGCTGGCGGCCAGCCTTTCACGGGTGCGTTGTCGGGCACGCTGTGGGGCGGCAACATGGCGATGCTGTGCAGCTTGCTGGGCACGCCGTTCATGCCGGCGGTGCAGGGCGGCATCCTGTTCCTGGAAGACGTCAACGAGCCGCCTTACCGGGTCGAGCGCATGCTGCTGCAACTGGACCAGGCTGGCGTGCTTGGTGCGCAGCGCGCGATCCTGCTAGGCGACTTTTCCAACTACCGCGTGACGGATTACGACAACGGCTATGACCTGCCCACCGTGGTGGCGTACATGCAGGAGCGCCTGTCGGTGCCGGTCCTCACCGGCCTGCCGTTTGGCCACTGCCCGCGCAAGTTGACCCTGCCGGTGGGCGGGCAGGCGCAGTTGAGCGCACGTGCGGATGGATTTTCGCTGTCGCTGTCGGGTTACCCGGTGTTGAAAGCGGCGCCTTGCGCCCACATCTGA
- a CDS encoding putative hydro-lyase, translated as MMPFDFRRAVRSGQFRGPTAGYCGDYAQANLAILPSAHAGDFLRFCQANPKPCPLLGVGEPGQWHVPVLGREVDIRNDVPAYNIYRDGRLAEERESLADLWQHDFVVFAIGCSFSFEHMLAQEGIPLRHVEEGRNVPMYRTRIANRRAGVFGGELVVSMRPMRGAEAIRAVQITSRFPAVHGAPIHIGDPAELGIEDLAKPEFGDPVTIKPGELPVYWACGVTPQTAIMAARLPLAIAHKPGHMLVTDIRNASLAVF; from the coding sequence CTGATGCCTTTCGACTTTCGCCGGGCCGTGCGCAGCGGACAGTTCCGTGGCCCCACCGCAGGCTATTGCGGCGACTACGCCCAGGCCAACCTGGCCATCCTGCCGTCGGCGCACGCTGGCGATTTCCTGCGTTTCTGCCAGGCCAATCCGAAGCCGTGTCCGTTGCTGGGCGTCGGTGAGCCGGGGCAATGGCATGTGCCGGTACTCGGGCGCGAGGTGGATATCCGCAACGATGTGCCGGCTTACAACATCTATCGTGACGGGCGGCTGGCCGAAGAGCGCGAATCGCTGGCCGATCTGTGGCAGCACGACTTCGTGGTGTTCGCCATTGGCTGCTCGTTCTCGTTCGAGCACATGCTGGCGCAGGAAGGCATCCCTTTGCGGCATGTCGAGGAAGGCCGCAACGTGCCGATGTACCGCACCAGGATTGCGAACCGGCGCGCGGGCGTTTTCGGTGGCGAGCTGGTGGTGTCGATGCGGCCCATGCGCGGTGCCGAGGCGATTCGCGCCGTGCAGATCACCAGCCGTTTCCCTGCCGTCCATGGTGCGCCAATCCACATCGGCGACCCGGCCGAATTGGGGATCGAAGACCTGGCCAAGCCTGAGTTTGGCGATCCCGTCACGATCAAGCCGGGAGAGCTGCCGGTCTACTGGGCCTGCGGGGTCACACCCCAGACCGCGATCATGGCCGCGAGGTTGCCGCTGGCGATCGCGCACAAGCCCGGCCACATGCTGGTGACCGATATCAGGAACGCCTCGCTTGCCGTGTTCTAG
- the queD gene encoding 6-carboxytetrahydropterin synthase QueD codes for MNKQVSITRRLEFDSGHRIPNHGGQCRNIHGHRYRLDLTLSGEVLHRAGASDEGMILDFSDIKALATEHLVSKWDHAFLIHRGDTALLNFLQTMDGHKTVVLDAIPTVENLAQIAFDMLAPVFKDCFGHQLQLTRLVLFETPNCWAEVSAAFSLPAQD; via the coding sequence ATGAACAAGCAAGTTTCCATTACCCGCCGGCTGGAGTTTGACTCCGGCCACCGCATTCCCAACCATGGCGGCCAGTGCCGCAACATCCATGGCCACCGCTATCGCCTGGACCTGACGCTGTCGGGCGAGGTGCTGCATCGCGCCGGCGCCTCGGACGAGGGCATGATCCTGGACTTCAGCGATATCAAGGCGCTGGCCACGGAACACCTGGTGTCCAAGTGGGACCACGCCTTCCTGATCCATCGCGGCGATACCGCGCTGCTGAACTTCCTGCAGACCATGGACGGGCACAAGACGGTGGTGCTTGACGCCATCCCGACCGTGGAGAACCTGGCCCAGATCGCCTTCGACATGCTTGCCCCGGTGTTCAAGGATTGCTTCGGGCACCAGTTGCAGCTCACCCGCCTGGTGCTGTTCGAGACCCCGAACTGCTGGGCCGAGGTCAGCGCCGCCTTCAGCCTGCCGGCGCAGGACTGA
- a CDS encoding ABC-F family ATPase → MLSTANITMQFGPKPLFENISVKFGEGNRYGLIGANGCGKSTFMKILGGDLEQSAGTVMLEPGVRLGKLRQDQFAYEDMRVLDVVMMGHTEMWAAAAERDAIYANPEATDEDYMKAAELEAKYAEYDGYTAEARAGELLLGVGIPTDQHQGTMSNVAPGWKLRVLLAQALFSNPDVLLLDEPTNNLDINTIRWLEEVLNERNSTMIIISHDRHFLNSVCTHMADMDYGTLKVYPGNYDDYMEASMQARERQLAANTRAKERIGELQDFVRRFSANKSKARQATSRLKQIDKIKVEDIKPSSRQNPFIRFEFDKKLHNLAVEAEGVTKTYDRKVINNLSIAIQAGERVAIIGENGAGKTTLLRSLLGSAVKGGVEVDRGTIKWAENANVGYMPQDTFEEFPVDRDLIDWMSQWTQAGDDDQSLRGTMGRLLFSADDIKKSVKVLSGGEKGRMIWGKLMLGRHNVLALDEPTNHMDMESIESLQIALDKFTGTLIFVSHDRVFVSGLATRVIEVRNDGTLTDYLGTYDEYLESQGIDG, encoded by the coding sequence GTGCTTTCTACCGCAAACATCACCATGCAGTTCGGCCCCAAGCCGTTGTTCGAGAATATCTCGGTCAAGTTCGGCGAGGGCAACCGCTACGGCTTGATCGGCGCGAACGGTTGCGGCAAGTCCACCTTCATGAAGATCCTCGGCGGGGACCTCGAGCAGTCCGCCGGCACCGTCATGCTGGAGCCGGGCGTGCGCCTGGGCAAGCTGCGCCAGGACCAGTTCGCCTATGAAGACATGCGCGTGCTGGACGTGGTCATGATGGGCCACACCGAGATGTGGGCCGCCGCCGCCGAGCGCGACGCCATCTACGCGAACCCCGAAGCCACCGACGAAGACTACATGAAGGCCGCCGAGCTGGAGGCCAAGTACGCCGAGTACGACGGCTACACGGCCGAGGCGCGTGCCGGCGAGCTGCTGCTGGGCGTGGGCATCCCCACCGACCAGCACCAGGGCACCATGAGCAACGTGGCGCCGGGCTGGAAGCTGCGCGTGCTGCTGGCGCAGGCCCTGTTCTCGAACCCGGACGTGCTGCTGCTCGACGAGCCGACCAATAACCTCGACATCAATACGATCCGCTGGCTGGAAGAAGTGCTCAACGAGCGCAACTCCACCATGATCATCATCTCCCACGATCGCCACTTCCTGAATTCCGTGTGCACGCACATGGCCGACATGGACTACGGCACGCTCAAGGTCTACCCGGGCAACTACGACGACTACATGGAAGCCTCCATGCAGGCGCGCGAGCGCCAGCTGGCGGCCAATACGCGCGCCAAGGAACGCATCGGCGAGCTGCAGGACTTCGTGCGCCGCTTCTCGGCCAACAAGTCCAAGGCCCGCCAGGCCACGTCGCGCCTGAAGCAGATCGACAAGATCAAGGTCGAGGACATCAAGCCGTCGTCGCGCCAGAACCCGTTCATCCGCTTCGAGTTCGACAAGAAGCTGCACAACCTGGCCGTGGAAGCCGAGGGCGTGACCAAGACCTACGATCGCAAGGTCATCAACAACCTGTCGATCGCGATCCAGGCCGGCGAGCGCGTGGCCATCATTGGCGAAAACGGCGCCGGCAAGACCACCTTGCTGCGCAGCCTGCTGGGCAGCGCCGTCAAGGGCGGCGTGGAAGTCGATCGCGGCACCATCAAGTGGGCCGAGAACGCCAATGTCGGCTATATGCCGCAGGACACCTTCGAGGAATTCCCGGTCGACCGCGACCTGATCGACTGGATGAGCCAGTGGACCCAGGCCGGCGACGACGACCAGTCGCTACGCGGCACGATGGGCCGCCTGCTGTTCTCGGCCGACGACATCAAGAAGTCGGTCAAGGTGCTGTCCGGCGGCGAGAAGGGCCGCATGATCTGGGGCAAGCTGATGCTGGGCCGCCACAATGTGCTGGCGCTCGACGAGCCGACCAACCACATGGACATGGAATCCATCGAATCGCTGCAGATCGCGCTGGACAAGTTCACCGGCACGCTGATCTTTGTCTCGCACGACCGCGTGTTCGTCAGCGGCCTGGCCACGCGCGTGATCGAAGTGCGCAACGACGGCACGCTGACCGACTACCTGGGTACGTATGACGAGTACCTGGAGTCGCAGGGTATCGACGGCTAA